One segment of Nostoc piscinale CENA21 DNA contains the following:
- a CDS encoding choice-of-anchor E domain-containing protein, protein MTTKLFQTLAAATTLAGIVATAGAANAASLSYTGSTNFKKTNITNEAISVQKFDAALGTLKGVTLQFTSDIQGTIGYENLDEDSPTDITVTLGSNSSLKLGNDSLFNINPKTSQTFQNVPVFDGTIDFLAPSGNTLKGLNATESGLKTITDGQMLQSFIGTGDLSFLFSAMATSNVTGSGNVASKISTFAKGTVSVTYDYDPASVPEPSAAIGIGLVAGIGLMSQRRKNWLKASN, encoded by the coding sequence ATGACAACAAAACTATTTCAAACTCTAGCAGCAGCGACCACCTTGGCAGGTATCGTAGCCACCGCAGGCGCAGCAAACGCAGCTTCTCTTTCTTACACTGGCTCCACAAACTTTAAGAAGACCAATATCACCAATGAAGCTATCAGTGTTCAGAAGTTTGATGCTGCTCTTGGTACATTGAAAGGAGTAACATTACAATTTACTAGCGACATTCAGGGTACTATTGGTTATGAGAATTTAGACGAAGATTCTCCCACAGACATCACTGTTACTCTTGGTAGTAATTCTAGCCTCAAATTAGGGAATGATTCTTTATTCAACATCAATCCTAAAACATCCCAAACATTCCAAAATGTTCCTGTGTTTGATGGTACGATTGACTTCTTAGCGCCCTCTGGCAATACCCTTAAAGGGCTAAATGCTACCGAATCAGGCTTGAAAACTATTACCGATGGCCAAATGTTACAGTCTTTCATTGGTACTGGCGACCTAAGCTTCTTATTCTCCGCTATGGCTACCTCAAATGTTACTGGTTCTGGTAACGTTGCAAGCAAGATCAGTACATTTGCTAAAGGAACTGTTTCCGTTACTTATGACTACGACCCAGCATCTGTACCCGAACCCTCTGCTGCAATTGGTATTGGCTTAGTAGCAGGAATTGGTTTAATGTCCCAACGCAGAAAAAATTGGCTCAAAGCGTCTAACTAA
- a CDS encoding endonuclease/exonuclease/phosphatase family protein — translation MSKSPKQIFTPLPVYKFTIPNWQPYTQKATNVNLETLTVASFNVLCDLYEKDKIATEKRLPAIIEELRQCNTDIIAIQEATPTLLELLLSQAWVRSYYISESSTAATVRPYGNLLLSRLPFTLVEHQFLGRKRVLVGSCEINGQLLHIAVVHLTSDRSQNALEKRQHQLTTIVAYLQTLPGNSLIVGDFNTRGNEQEDIITNAGYIDIWQTLNPHTPGYTFNPQHNALAALMSLQGIPVRLDRILLRSQNHNWQPQSIDLFACEAIAGTAEKIYPSDHFGLRAVLKATS, via the coding sequence ATGTCAAAATCACCAAAGCAAATATTCACGCCGCTACCAGTTTATAAATTCACTATCCCAAATTGGCAACCATATACACAAAAAGCTACCAACGTCAATTTAGAAACTTTGACAGTTGCCAGCTTTAACGTCCTTTGTGACCTCTACGAAAAAGATAAAATCGCCACAGAAAAAAGATTACCAGCAATTATTGAGGAGTTACGTCAATGTAACACCGATATAATCGCCATCCAAGAAGCGACACCAACTTTACTAGAGTTACTTTTATCGCAAGCTTGGGTACGCAGTTACTACATTTCGGAATCCAGCACAGCCGCAACAGTGCGACCTTACGGTAATTTATTGTTATCGCGTCTGCCTTTTACACTGGTTGAGCATCAATTTTTGGGACGCAAGCGGGTATTGGTCGGCAGTTGTGAAATTAATGGTCAATTATTGCATATTGCAGTTGTGCATTTAACAAGCGATCGCTCTCAAAATGCACTAGAAAAACGCCAACATCAGCTAACTACCATAGTTGCATATCTCCAAACCCTACCAGGAAATAGCTTGATAGTTGGTGACTTCAATACACGCGGTAACGAACAAGAAGACATAATAACAAATGCTGGATATATCGATATCTGGCAAACACTCAACCCCCATACACCAGGTTACACATTTAACCCCCAACACAATGCCTTAGCAGCGTTGATGAGTTTACAGGGAATACCAGTTAGGCTTGATCGCATTTTACTGCGGAGTCAAAACCATAACTGGCAACCGCAGTCAATTGACTTGTTCGCTTGTGAAGCAATTGCAGGTACAGCAGAGAAAATCTATCCATCCGATCATTTTGGTCTGCGTGCAGTTCTCAAAGCAACGAGTTGA